One segment of Xanthomonas oryzae pv. oryzae DNA contains the following:
- the def gene encoding peptide deformylase yields MIRDIIRMGDKRLLRVAPQVTNLGSAELHALVSDMFETMGAAHGVGLAAPQIAVDLQLMVFGFEASERYPEAPAVPLTALANAQIEPLSDEMENGWEGCLSIPGLRAVIPRYRYIRYRGFAPDGSPIEREAEGFHARVVQHEYDHLVGRLYPSRIENFDTFGFDDVLSYDL; encoded by the coding sequence ATGATTCGCGACATTATCCGCATGGGCGACAAGCGCTTGCTGCGTGTGGCGCCACAGGTCACCAACCTGGGCAGCGCCGAGTTGCACGCGCTGGTGTCCGACATGTTCGAAACCATGGGCGCTGCGCATGGCGTCGGTTTGGCAGCGCCGCAGATCGCGGTGGATCTGCAATTGATGGTGTTCGGTTTCGAAGCCAGCGAGCGCTATCCCGAAGCACCCGCAGTACCGCTCACGGCTCTGGCCAACGCACAGATCGAACCGCTATCGGACGAGATGGAAAACGGCTGGGAAGGCTGCCTGTCGATTCCCGGTCTGCGTGCAGTGATTCCACGTTATCGCTACATTCGTTACCGCGGCTTTGCGCCCGACGGCAGCCCGATCGAGCGCGAGGCCGAAGGCTTCCATGCACGCGTGGTGCAACACGAATACGATCACTTGGTCGGTCGTCTGTATCCCTCGCGCATCGAAAACTTTGACACCTTCGGTTTCGACGACGTCTTGTCTTACGATCTGTAG
- the grxD gene encoding Grx4 family monothiol glutaredoxin, with product MSLDPALRSRIDTLLQSSRVVLFMKGQPGMPQCGFSAKAVGVLDGLGIDYAHVNVLADQEIREGIKVYGDWPTIPQLYVDGELIGGSDIILQMADSGELSSMLGLQAPDRTPPKITITPAAVEMLKGALADAPDASLTLSIDANFQPNFQLAPTNPNAIAAESNGLRVQFDLASARRADGITIDWVDDIRGRGLAIDNPNAPKPVQELSVRDADDRLKAGSLTLVDVRPADERALASVAAPFRTLDAHERAAIEQLPKDTALAFLCHRGGRSLQAAEHFRSLGFTNVYNVTGGIDAWSDDVDNGVAKY from the coding sequence ATGTCCCTCGATCCCGCCCTGCGTTCCCGTATCGATACGCTGCTGCAATCCAGCCGCGTGGTGCTCTTCATGAAAGGGCAGCCCGGCATGCCGCAGTGCGGTTTTTCGGCCAAGGCGGTCGGCGTGCTGGACGGTCTGGGCATCGACTATGCCCATGTCAACGTACTGGCCGACCAGGAAATCCGCGAGGGCATTAAGGTCTATGGCGATTGGCCGACCATTCCGCAGCTGTATGTGGACGGCGAGCTGATCGGCGGTAGCGACATCATCCTGCAGATGGCCGACAGCGGCGAGCTGAGCAGCATGCTCGGCCTGCAAGCACCCGACCGCACCCCGCCCAAGATCACCATTACCCCCGCTGCGGTCGAGATGCTCAAGGGTGCGCTGGCCGACGCGCCGGATGCCTCCTTGACGCTGTCCATCGATGCCAACTTCCAGCCCAACTTCCAGCTGGCACCGACCAATCCGAACGCCATTGCCGCTGAATCCAACGGCCTGCGCGTGCAGTTCGACCTGGCCAGCGCGCGCCGCGCCGACGGCATCACCATCGATTGGGTGGACGACATCCGCGGTCGTGGCCTGGCCATCGACAACCCCAACGCGCCCAAGCCGGTGCAGGAGCTGTCGGTGCGCGATGCCGACGACCGCCTCAAGGCCGGCAGCCTGACCCTGGTGGACGTGCGCCCGGCCGATGAGCGTGCGCTGGCCTCAGTGGCCGCGCCGTTCCGCACCCTGGATGCGCACGAGCGCGCTGCGATCGAACAGCTGCCCAAGGACACCGCGCTGGCGTTCCTGTGCCACCGCGGCGGACGCAGCCTGCAGGCCGCCGAACATTTCCGCAGCCTGGGCTTTACCAACGTCTACAACGTCACCGGCGGCATCGATGCGTGGTCGGACGACGTGGACAATGGCGTGGCGAAATACTGA
- a CDS encoding class I SAM-dependent methyltransferase, whose protein sequence is MSRAQALKIASAFLPPHPLGNRYDYYYTQAKLRTDPLYPGVLAELRDTTAPVLDLGCGLGLLAHALRADGQALAYHGVDVDASKIRRAQHIAQRSNLGNTRFEVVDLSVAWPQHQGSVTILDMLQYLQSDKQASLLRSVAQMLTPGAKLVIRSALGDASSRGRTSRVTDVLAHMSGWMQRMPRSYPTRDSLQAHLEAAGLRATFAPLYGNTPFNNWLIVAEPR, encoded by the coding sequence ATGAGCCGCGCGCAGGCGCTGAAGATTGCAAGCGCGTTTCTGCCGCCGCATCCGCTGGGTAACCGCTACGACTACTACTACACCCAAGCCAAACTGCGCACCGACCCGCTGTACCCGGGTGTACTGGCCGAGTTGCGCGATACCACGGCGCCGGTGCTGGATCTGGGCTGCGGGCTGGGCCTGCTGGCCCATGCCCTGCGTGCGGATGGTCAGGCGTTGGCGTACCACGGTGTGGATGTGGATGCGTCCAAGATCCGCCGCGCGCAGCACATTGCACAACGTTCGAACCTGGGCAACACCAGGTTCGAAGTGGTCGATCTGAGCGTGGCGTGGCCACAGCATCAGGGCAGCGTCACCATTCTGGATATGCTGCAGTATCTGCAGTCGGACAAGCAGGCCAGCCTGCTGCGCAGCGTGGCGCAGATGCTCACCCCCGGCGCGAAGCTGGTGATTCGTAGCGCATTGGGCGATGCCAGCAGCCGCGGCCGCACCAGCCGCGTCACTGATGTCTTGGCGCATATGAGCGGCTGGATGCAGCGGATGCCGCGCAGCTATCCCACCCGCGACAGTCTGCAGGCGCATCTGGAGGCGGCCGGTCTGCGCGCCACGTTTGCGCCGCTGTACGGCAATACGCCGTTCAACAACTGGCTGATCGTGGCCGAGCCGCGCTGA
- a CDS encoding polysaccharide deacetylase family protein, whose translation MASCGMTTSETLYRTPSHPYRWVGLLALSQAAVALLWWHRGWGWGWGLLALLLSHALFVVPVFLPRARLYAPVLARLPGRAPHVWLTIDDGPSDDTPAILDLLDAYDAKATFFVVGARAQQRPELVRDMVRCGHGIGNHSHTHPQAWFWALGPRRMAQEIGQAQRVLACITGQAPRLYRSVVGMTNPFVASPLRAHGLTRVAWSARGFDGVRCEPDTTIARIVRDLQPGAIVLLHEGAAHGHNLTILRGVLDAMQARGLVGRRPD comes from the coding sequence ATGGCATCATGCGGCATGACCACGTCGGAAACGCTGTATCGCACCCCTTCTCACCCGTACCGCTGGGTGGGCCTGTTGGCCCTCTCGCAGGCAGCGGTAGCACTGCTGTGGTGGCACCGGGGCTGGGGCTGGGGCTGGGGGCTGCTGGCGCTGCTGCTGTCGCATGCGCTGTTCGTGGTCCCGGTGTTTTTGCCGCGCGCGCGGCTGTATGCGCCGGTGCTGGCGCGGTTACCCGGCCGCGCGCCGCATGTCTGGCTGACCATCGACGATGGCCCGTCCGACGACACCCCGGCCATCCTCGACCTGTTGGATGCATACGACGCCAAGGCCACGTTCTTCGTGGTGGGCGCACGCGCCCAACAGCGGCCCGAACTGGTGCGCGATATGGTGCGGTGCGGGCATGGCATCGGCAATCACAGCCACACCCACCCGCAGGCCTGGTTCTGGGCGCTGGGGCCGCGCCGCATGGCGCAGGAAATCGGTCAGGCGCAGCGCGTGCTGGCCTGCATCACCGGCCAGGCGCCACGCCTGTACCGCTCAGTGGTCGGCATGACCAACCCCTTTGTCGCCTCGCCACTGCGTGCGCACGGGCTGACCCGCGTGGCCTGGAGCGCGCGCGGTTTCGACGGCGTGCGTTGCGAGCCAGACACCACGATCGCCCGCATCGTGCGCGACCTGCAGCCCGGCGCCATCGTGCTGCTGCACGAAGGCGCTGCACACGGCCACAACCTCACCATCCTGCGCGGCGTGCTGGACGCGATGCAGGCGCGCGGATTGGTGGGGCGGCGGCCGGATTAA
- a CDS encoding pyridoxal phosphate-dependent aminotransferase codes for MSTAPQKPLAIRERLSEVRYEIRGELARRARELEAQGRKLIKLNIGNPGAFGFRAPEHLQRAIADDMGRTDPYTHQQGLLEAREAVAKAYARRQHPDAHPDRIFIGNGVSELIDLSLRALLNPGDEVLVPSPDYPLWSAATILNDGRPVYYRCAPENGFQPDPVEIETLVSSRTRAIVLINPNNPSGASYSRALLERIVAIATKHNLLLLVDEIYDQVLYDGAAFVPVAPLAGAHPCITFSGLSKVHRACGWRVGWALLSGDQARINDLRNAMDLLGALRLCANVPGQYAIDAAVNGPDTISALCAPGGRLYETRRAVIEACAASEHLSLVAPAGALYAFPAVVGAAARNFDDHAFALDLMNKEGVLVVPGSSFNVPYRHHFRVTLMPEASVMRDVFARIDRALARRAEAVTKVVPLKSRSVA; via the coding sequence ATGTCCACTGCCCCGCAAAAGCCGCTCGCCATCCGCGAGCGTCTGTCCGAAGTCCGCTACGAAATCCGGGGCGAACTGGCGCGGCGAGCGCGGGAGTTGGAGGCGCAGGGCCGCAAGCTGATCAAGCTCAATATCGGCAACCCTGGTGCATTCGGCTTCCGTGCGCCGGAGCATCTGCAGCGTGCCATCGCCGACGACATGGGCCGCACCGATCCATACACCCATCAGCAAGGCCTCCTGGAAGCGCGCGAAGCGGTCGCCAAGGCGTATGCGCGACGCCAGCATCCGGACGCGCATCCGGACCGCATCTTCATCGGCAACGGCGTCAGCGAATTGATCGATCTCTCGCTGCGTGCGCTGCTCAACCCCGGCGACGAAGTGCTGGTGCCCTCGCCCGACTATCCGCTGTGGTCGGCGGCGACCATTCTCAACGATGGCCGCCCGGTGTATTACCGCTGCGCGCCGGAGAATGGCTTCCAGCCCGACCCGGTGGAGATCGAGACGCTGGTGTCCTCGCGCACCCGCGCCATCGTGCTGATCAATCCGAATAACCCCAGCGGCGCCAGTTATTCGCGCGCGCTGCTGGAGCGCATCGTTGCAATCGCCACCAAGCACAATCTGCTGCTGCTGGTCGATGAGATCTACGACCAGGTGCTGTACGACGGCGCGGCCTTCGTGCCGGTCGCACCGCTGGCCGGTGCGCACCCTTGTATCACTTTCAGCGGCCTGAGCAAGGTGCATCGCGCCTGCGGTTGGCGCGTGGGCTGGGCACTGCTGTCGGGCGACCAGGCGCGCATCAACGACTTGCGCAATGCGATGGACCTGCTCGGCGCGCTGCGCCTGTGCGCCAACGTGCCCGGCCAGTACGCCATCGATGCGGCGGTGAACGGGCCGGACACCATCTCGGCGCTATGCGCGCCAGGTGGACGTTTGTATGAAACCCGCCGCGCGGTGATCGAGGCCTGTGCGGCCAGCGAGCATCTGTCGCTGGTGGCACCGGCCGGTGCACTGTATGCGTTCCCGGCGGTGGTGGGTGCGGCGGCGCGCAACTTCGACGATCACGCGTTCGCACTGGATTTGATGAACAAGGAAGGCGTACTGGTAGTTCCCGGCTCCAGTTTCAACGTGCCGTATCGCCATCATTTCCGCGTGACACTGATGCCGGAAGCCAGTGTGATGCGCGATGTGTTCGCTCGTATCGACCGTGCACTGGCACGCCGCGCCGAAGCGGTCACCAAGGTGGTTCCACTCAAGTCGCGCAGCGTGGCGTGA
- a CDS encoding rhamnogalacturonan lyase B N-terminal domain-containing protein: MPRHRLHTFACALLLYAGVSAPALAEFGCTRSGDRVIVDSGAELVFSVDTHDGDIVSMRYRDNELQTTEPKGSQIASGLGSASVDARIAGGTIIVSAKAGDLIQYYIVRKGRNAIYMATYAPTLPPVGELRFVARLNVSKLPDAQQEPDSNVGTAIEGNDVFLLPDGRTSSKFYSARRMMDDQVHGVSGPGVAVFMLMGNREHSAGGPFFKDIATQKTRVTHELYNYMYSDHTQTEAFRGGLHGVYGLLFTDGSAPSDAQLNTDFVDATLGLSDYLPASGRGAVGGQVSGVLPDQPAVIGLRNAQAQYWATADGSGEYQVTGVRPGRYRMTLYQNELEVAWRDIEVFANDTAHATLQAVALPGTLKWQIGIPDGTPAGFGYADLLPHAHPSDARMRWSATTYTVGSSGQSSFPAVQWRGINTPSRIDFTLAADEVRDYRLRIFVPLAQGSARPQISVNARWNGPMPDAPLQPKTRGITRGTTRGNNALYEMDIPASALQAGSNCIEIGIASGSPDNGFLSPAIVFDSIQLVAL, encoded by the coding sequence ATGCCGCGTCATCGCCTGCACACCTTCGCCTGCGCGCTGTTGCTCTATGCCGGCGTCAGCGCACCTGCACTGGCCGAATTCGGGTGCACCCGCAGTGGCGACCGCGTGATTGTCGACAGTGGCGCCGAGCTGGTGTTTTCGGTCGATACACACGATGGCGATATCGTGTCGATGCGCTATCGCGACAACGAACTGCAGACCACCGAACCGAAGGGTTCGCAGATCGCTTCGGGGCTGGGCAGCGCCAGCGTGGACGCACGCATCGCGGGTGGAACGATCATCGTGTCCGCCAAGGCCGGCGATCTGATCCAGTACTACATCGTGCGCAAGGGCCGCAACGCGATCTACATGGCCACGTATGCGCCAACGTTGCCACCAGTGGGCGAATTGCGCTTCGTGGCCCGCTTGAATGTGTCCAAGTTGCCGGATGCGCAGCAGGAACCCGATTCCAATGTCGGCACAGCGATCGAAGGCAACGATGTCTTTTTGTTGCCGGATGGGCGCACCAGTTCCAAATTCTATTCCGCACGCCGAATGATGGACGACCAGGTGCATGGCGTCAGCGGCCCCGGCGTTGCAGTGTTCATGCTGATGGGCAACCGCGAGCACAGCGCGGGTGGGCCGTTCTTCAAGGACATCGCCACGCAAAAGACTCGTGTGACACATGAACTCTACAACTACATGTATTCCGACCACACCCAGACCGAAGCATTTCGTGGCGGTCTGCATGGTGTGTACGGGTTGTTGTTCACCGATGGCAGCGCGCCATCCGATGCGCAGCTCAACACCGATTTCGTCGATGCCACGCTGGGTCTGAGCGATTATTTGCCGGCAAGCGGGCGCGGTGCAGTCGGCGGGCAAGTGAGCGGCGTGCTGCCCGACCAGCCAGCAGTTATCGGTCTGCGCAACGCGCAGGCGCAATACTGGGCCACCGCGGACGGCAGTGGCGAGTATCAGGTGACAGGTGTGCGCCCGGGCAGATATCGCATGACGCTCTACCAGAACGAACTGGAAGTCGCATGGCGCGATATCGAAGTGTTTGCCAACGACACAGCACACGCCACACTTCAGGCGGTCGCCTTACCGGGCACGCTGAAGTGGCAGATCGGCATTCCCGATGGCACGCCGGCGGGGTTCGGATACGCGGACCTGCTACCGCATGCGCACCCTTCCGATGCGCGCATGCGCTGGTCTGCGACGACGTACACCGTCGGGTCGAGCGGCCAGAGCAGCTTTCCCGCGGTGCAGTGGCGCGGTATCAACACCCCGAGCCGGATCGACTTCACCCTGGCCGCCGACGAGGTACGCGACTATCGCCTGCGCATCTTCGTGCCGTTGGCGCAGGGCAGTGCACGCCCGCAGATCAGCGTGAATGCCCGCTGGAATGGGCCGATGCCTGACGCCCCTCTGCAGCCGAAGACACGCGGCATCACGCGCGGCACGACGCGTGGCAACAACGCCCTGTACGAGATGGACATTCCCGCATCTGCTTTGCAGGCCGGCAGTAACTGCATCGAGATCGGCATTGCCTCCGGCTCCCCGGACAACGGCTTCCTCAGCCCGGCAATCGTGTTTGACAGCATCCAACTGGTGGCGTTGTAG
- a CDS encoding ISL3-like element ISXoo13 family transposase, which translates to MTAKVFEAALGIGAPWSVGAVEFDEATKVLTVPVDFKPGTRFKVSGQKGLHPVHDTVVKTYRHLNFFQHECYLKVRTPRVKLGDGSVRLVEPDFAGRLSGFTLLFEALVLMLSQQMPFAAVARIVGESAYRCMQVCNRYVEMALEQADFSDVTSLAIDETSRARGHDYVTLAADAQARRVIFVTEGRDAKAVKALAADLAAHGCPPEQITSVSIDMSPAFIKGVSDQLPNAQITFDKFHVVGHANAAVDKTRRIEQRTEKSLKGMRWTLLKDVFSLKPTAGAALHGLITAPKLTRTARAWLYKEQLREALDRKQINVMRERLKHWCVCVMRSKVEAMKEVAALVRRHMDGIVAWAQTRQTNGFLEAINGLFQSAKRRARGFKRLSTIKTVIFLIAGKLDFQTFNPHARQPT; encoded by the coding sequence ATGACGGCCAAGGTGTTTGAAGCGGCGCTGGGGATCGGCGCGCCGTGGTCGGTAGGCGCGGTCGAGTTCGACGAAGCGACCAAGGTGTTGACGGTGCCGGTGGACTTCAAGCCGGGCACGAGGTTCAAGGTATCGGGCCAAAAGGGGCTGCATCCGGTTCATGACACCGTGGTCAAGACCTACCGGCACCTGAACTTTTTCCAGCACGAGTGCTACCTGAAGGTTCGCACGCCGCGTGTGAAGCTTGGGGACGGATCGGTTCGCCTGGTCGAGCCGGACTTCGCTGGGCGGTTGTCGGGCTTCACGCTGTTGTTCGAGGCGCTGGTGCTGATGTTGTCGCAGCAGATGCCGTTCGCGGCCGTTGCGCGCATCGTGGGCGAGTCGGCGTACCGGTGCATGCAGGTGTGCAACCGCTATGTCGAGATGGCCCTGGAGCAGGCCGACTTCAGCGACGTCACGTCGCTGGCCATCGACGAGACGTCGCGCGCTCGCGGCCACGACTATGTGACCTTGGCTGCCGACGCCCAGGCGCGACGCGTGATCTTCGTGACTGAGGGGCGGGACGCCAAAGCCGTGAAGGCGCTGGCTGCCGATCTGGCAGCTCATGGCTGCCCTCCCGAACAGATCACCTCGGTGAGCATCGACATGTCGCCCGCGTTCATCAAGGGCGTAAGCGACCAGTTGCCCAACGCGCAGATCACCTTCGACAAGTTCCACGTTGTCGGACATGCGAACGCGGCCGTGGACAAAACCAGGCGCATCGAGCAGCGCACCGAGAAGTCCCTCAAGGGCATGCGCTGGACGCTGCTCAAGGATGTCTTCAGCCTCAAACCGACGGCCGGCGCAGCATTGCACGGGCTGATCACGGCACCCAAGCTCACACGGACGGCCCGCGCGTGGCTCTACAAGGAGCAGTTGCGCGAGGCGCTTGACCGAAAGCAGATCAACGTGATGCGCGAGAGGCTCAAGCACTGGTGCGTCTGCGTGATGCGATCCAAGGTCGAGGCGATGAAGGAAGTCGCAGCCCTCGTGCGCCGCCACATGGACGGCATCGTCGCCTGGGCGCAGACCCGTCAGACCAACGGCTTCCTTGAAGCCATCAATGGCCTGTTCCAGTCCGCCAAGCGCAGAGCTCGCGGCTTCAAACGCCTGTCCACCATCAAGACCGTCATCTTCCTGATTGCCGGCAAGCTGGACTTCCAAACGTTCAACCCGCATGCCCGGCAACCCACTTGA
- a CDS encoding GH12 family glycosyl hydrolase domain-containing protein encodes MHSRSHSPLFVHDGRLPRAAALALLLVATSASAYTGQTKVYGKQYAFNNNFNDANNTIQATFGSGSTPSLTISYNLSSGNLYGYPAICRGWHYTMNPATDSYFPHQVSKIGSLGGRLAFTTKGSGQTGDFAYDLFFRTDASKGNPQLEVMIWGANNSYPVGTLTTANAITLGGVTYDLWEGNNSVAGYYVYTFIPHGTAGNSNPLPAKGNVNVDVKAFLTKLQALREGDGRYNSSLYLQVVEAGFEVTGGMGTVSLTGSITAK; translated from the coding sequence ATGCATAGCCGTTCTCACTCGCCGCTGTTTGTCCATGATGGTCGGTTGCCGCGCGCGGCTGCGCTGGCCTTGCTGCTGGTCGCGACCAGCGCCAGTGCCTACACCGGACAGACCAAGGTCTATGGCAAGCAGTACGCGTTCAACAACAACTTCAATGACGCCAATAACACCATCCAGGCGACCTTCGGCAGCGGCAGCACGCCGAGCCTGACCATCTCCTACAACCTGTCTAGCGGTAACTTGTACGGCTACCCGGCGATCTGTCGCGGTTGGCACTACACGATGAACCCGGCCACCGATAGCTACTTTCCGCATCAGGTGTCCAAGATCGGCAGCTTGGGCGGGAGGTTGGCATTCACTACCAAGGGCAGCGGGCAGACCGGCGATTTCGCCTACGACCTGTTCTTTCGCACGGACGCCAGCAAGGGCAACCCGCAATTGGAAGTGATGATCTGGGGCGCCAACAATTCGTATCCGGTTGGCACCTTGACTACCGCCAACGCCATTACCTTGGGCGGCGTCACCTACGATTTGTGGGAGGGAAATAACTCGGTCGCTGGCTACTACGTGTACACCTTTATTCCGCATGGCACCGCGGGCAACAGCAATCCGCTGCCGGCCAAGGGCAATGTCAATGTGGACGTCAAGGCGTTTCTGACCAAGTTGCAGGCGTTGCGAGAAGGCGATGGCCGCTACAACAGCAGTCTGTATCTTCAGGTGGTGGAGGCCGGCTTCGAAGTGACCGGTGGGATGGGGACGGTGTCGCTGACCGGGTCGATTACAGCCAAGTAA
- a CDS encoding SGNH/GDSL hydrolase family protein, with amino-acid sequence MAAPGAPLRYLALGDSYTIGEGVAPAQRWPMQLADGLRAYGWNVTPPQIIATTGWTTDELQAGIDAAAPQGPFELVSLLIGVNNQYRGRSLDEYRRQFDTLLLRAIAFAGGHAARVFVLSIPDWGLTPFARAQGGDAALIDAFNAIAADRCNAHAVRFVDITATSRDSGDAVDMLVDDGLHPSGAMYARWTALALPAARDALGAVGSLDTTV; translated from the coding sequence ATGGCTGCGCCTGGCGCGCCGCTGCGCTATCTGGCGCTCGGCGATTCGTACACCATCGGCGAAGGCGTTGCGCCCGCGCAGCGCTGGCCGATGCAACTGGCGGATGGGTTGCGCGCTTACGGTTGGAACGTGACGCCGCCGCAGATCATCGCCACCACAGGGTGGACCACCGACGAATTGCAGGCCGGGATCGACGCCGCTGCACCGCAAGGTCCGTTCGAACTGGTGAGCCTGTTGATCGGCGTCAACAACCAGTACCGCGGACGTTCGCTGGATGAGTACCGCCGGCAATTCGATACGCTGCTGCTACGTGCAATTGCATTTGCAGGCGGTCATGCCGCACGCGTGTTCGTATTGTCGATTCCCGATTGGGGGCTGACCCCGTTTGCACGTGCGCAAGGCGGCGATGCCGCGCTGATCGATGCCTTCAACGCGATCGCTGCGGATCGCTGCAACGCGCATGCGGTGCGCTTTGTCGACATCACCGCCACCAGCCGCGATAGCGGCGATGCGGTGGACATGCTGGTGGACGACGGCCTGCATCCGTCCGGCGCGATGTATGCGCGTTGGACAGCATTGGCGTTGCCGGCCGCGCGCGATGCGCTGGGGGCGGTGGGATCATTGGACACAACTGTCTAA
- the rsgA gene encoding ribosome small subunit-dependent GTPase A, with protein sequence MSDISPDYPTLQSIGWPWPGPPEEAAWKAVFAAHPQALPARVVEQHRTGYVVADTPEASLKAESLPEWQRPRFPSHERAAVGDWVLMEGKRIVALLPRRTSIKRGAAGAHYHQQVIAANIDTVFIVCGLDADFNPRRIERYLLLVGGGGAQPVVVLTKADQTEHAEDALAVLEELEAQNIPLRALNAKDPASVAALRPWLGDGRTAVLVGSSGAGKSTLTNTLLGTEKMKTNGVRENDSRGRHTTTHRALIPLPSGACLIDTPGMRELKPTGEEDLAEGGFSDVEALAAQCRFNDCAHIAEPGCAVRAAIEADLLDPERVANYMKLRVEVASAAEKLATRVAQNNRGKGSGKRPASIDRPGRR encoded by the coding sequence ATGAGCGACATCTCCCCCGATTACCCCACCCTCCAATCCATCGGCTGGCCCTGGCCGGGGCCGCCTGAAGAGGCGGCCTGGAAGGCAGTCTTCGCCGCGCATCCGCAGGCGCTGCCGGCGCGGGTGGTGGAGCAGCACCGCACCGGCTATGTGGTGGCCGATACGCCGGAGGCCAGCCTCAAGGCCGAGTCGTTGCCGGAGTGGCAGCGGCCGCGCTTCCCCAGCCATGAGCGGGCGGCGGTGGGCGATTGGGTGTTGATGGAGGGCAAGCGCATCGTGGCGCTGCTGCCGCGGCGCACTTCGATCAAGCGGGGGGCGGCCGGCGCGCATTACCACCAGCAGGTGATCGCGGCCAATATCGATACGGTGTTCATCGTGTGCGGGCTGGATGCGGACTTCAATCCGCGTCGCATCGAGCGCTATCTGTTGCTGGTGGGCGGCGGCGGTGCGCAGCCGGTGGTGGTGCTGACCAAGGCCGATCAGACCGAACATGCCGAGGATGCGTTGGCGGTGCTGGAAGAGCTGGAGGCGCAGAACATTCCGTTGCGCGCGCTCAATGCCAAGGATCCGGCCAGCGTGGCTGCGCTGCGGCCGTGGCTGGGCGATGGCCGTACGGCGGTATTGGTGGGCTCGTCCGGTGCGGGCAAATCGACCTTGACCAACACCCTGTTGGGCACCGAGAAGATGAAGACCAATGGGGTGCGCGAAAACGATTCGCGCGGCCGTCACACCACCACGCACCGCGCGTTGATTCCGTTGCCGTCCGGTGCGTGTCTGATCGACACGCCCGGCATGCGCGAGCTCAAGCCGACCGGCGAAGAGGATCTGGCCGAAGGCGGTTTTTCGGATGTGGAGGCGTTGGCGGCGCAGTGCCGCTTCAACGATTGCGCGCATATCGCCGAGCCAGGCTGTGCGGTGCGCGCGGCAATCGAGGCCGACTTGCTGGATCCGGAGCGGGTGGCCAATTACATGAAGCTGCGGGTGGAAGTGGCCAGCGCTGCCGAAAAGCTCGCCACCCGCGTTGCGCAGAACAATCGCGGCAAAGGGTCGGGCAAGCGGCCGGCCAGTATCGATCGTCCCGGACGGCGCTGA